Proteins found in one Rhodobacteraceae bacterium D3-12 genomic segment:
- the speB gene encoding agmatinase, which yields MNDAFFQPVSGFELPRFAGVPTFMRLPHVAPGEARFDEVQIGLIGVPWDSGTTNRPGPRHGPRQLRDASTMIRAQHPVSGMRPFEAVNCADLGDVGPNPADIPETMERITAFYNEVLAAGIVPMTAGGDHLTSLPVLRAVASKAPVGMVHFDSHTDLYHSYFGGTMYTHGTPFRRAVEEGLLDPKRVVQIGIRGTMYDREDMDFAASVGIRIIPIEEFHARGVEDVMGEAREIVGSGKTYVSYDIDFVDPTFAPGTGTPEVGGPNSFQALQVVRGLAGVNIVGADLVEVSPPFDTSGGTAFLGVSIMFELMCQMAGSLTT from the coding sequence ATGAACGACGCGTTTTTTCAGCCCGTAAGCGGCTTTGAGCTGCCCCGGTTTGCCGGGGTGCCAACATTTATGCGGCTTCCACATGTTGCACCGGGGGAGGCGCGGTTTGACGAGGTGCAAATCGGCCTGATCGGGGTGCCGTGGGACAGCGGGACAACCAACCGCCCCGGCCCGCGCCATGGCCCGCGCCAATTGCGCGATGCCTCGACCATGATCCGCGCGCAACATCCGGTGAGCGGAATGCGCCCGTTCGAAGCTGTGAATTGCGCAGACCTCGGCGATGTCGGGCCGAACCCGGCGGATATCCCGGAAACGATGGAGCGGATCACCGCGTTCTATAACGAGGTTCTGGCCGCCGGGATCGTGCCCATGACAGCGGGAGGCGATCACCTGACATCACTTCCGGTTCTGCGCGCTGTCGCAAGCAAAGCGCCGGTGGGCATGGTGCATTTTGACAGCCACACAGATCTCTACCATTCCTATTTCGGCGGCACGATGTACACGCATGGCACCCCGTTCCGCCGTGCCGTCGAAGAAGGTCTGCTTGATCCGAAACGCGTGGTGCAGATCGGTATCAGGGGCACGATGTATGATCGCGAGGACATGGATTTCGCGGCATCTGTCGGCATCAGGATCATCCCGATCGAAGAGTTTCACGCGCGTGGCGTTGAGGACGTTATGGGCGAAGCACGTGAAATCGTCGGGTCGGGCAAAACCTATGTGTCCTATGACATAGACTTCGTTGACCCGACGTTTGCACCCGGCACCGGCACGCCCGAAGTCGGCGGCCCGAACAGCTTTCAAGCCCTTCAGGTGGTGCGCGGGCTGGCAGGTGTGAATATCGTCGGAGCGGACCTTGTCGAAGTATCGCCGCCTTTCGACACCTCGGGCGGAACCGCGTTCCTTGGCGTGTCGATCATGTTCGAACTTATGTGCCAAATGGCGGGATCGCTCACAACCTAG
- a CDS encoding trimethylamine methyltransferase family protein, which translates to MAALTERRRRKRGAGQQRSGEAGQNPHLEVPYITRKMRPYEILDDTQMDMIETTSERIMEEIGIEFRDDPEVVELFRERGVKVEATAGATWRLRFEPGLAREILKTAPERFTQCARNPANNIEIGTDATVFLPSYGSPFMLDRYGERRYATLSDFEQLVKLSQSSPWLHHSGGTICEPTDIPVNKRHLDMVYAHIRYSDRPFLGSITAPERAEDSIEMCRILFGADFVDRHCVIMGNFNTTSPMVIDGVTSRGIRAYARAGQGSIHLPFLLGGAVAPLTMAGQVAQNLAETLVSAAITQLERPGAPAVIASFMNSMAMRSGSPTFGTPEPAVASLAMGQFARRYKLPLRCAGNFTTSKLPDGQAMQQSMMSMMSAVQSGANFIMHAAGYLDGLLSMSYEKLVMDCDLLGALHSYLQGMEVSEETLGFDALAEGGPGEHMFGCQHTLRHYQTAYWDSALDDNRTWETWAEDGKVDMATRAYQRWTTTLERYEAPAIDPAIDAALRAFMDEKKDATPDMWH; encoded by the coding sequence ATGGCAGCTCTTACAGAACGGCGGCGGCGCAAGCGCGGCGCGGGGCAGCAACGCAGCGGCGAAGCCGGGCAGAACCCGCATTTGGAAGTGCCTTACATCACCCGCAAGATGCGCCCTTACGAGATTCTCGACGACACCCAGATGGACATGATCGAGACCACGTCAGAGCGGATCATGGAAGAGATCGGCATCGAATTTCGAGACGACCCCGAAGTGGTCGAGCTTTTCCGCGAGCGCGGCGTGAAGGTCGAGGCCACAGCCGGTGCCACATGGCGCTTGCGGTTCGAGCCGGGCTTGGCGCGCGAGATCCTCAAGACCGCGCCAGAGCGGTTTACCCAATGCGCCCGGAACCCGGCCAACAACATCGAGATCGGCACCGATGCCACCGTTTTTCTGCCCTCATACGGCAGCCCCTTCATGCTCGACCGATATGGCGAGCGCAGGTATGCGACGCTGAGTGATTTCGAGCAGTTGGTGAAGCTGTCGCAATCCTCGCCTTGGTTGCATCATTCGGGTGGCACGATTTGCGAGCCGACAGACATTCCGGTGAACAAGCGCCATCTTGATATGGTGTATGCCCATATCCGCTATTCCGACCGGCCTTTTCTTGGGTCGATCACCGCGCCAGAGCGGGCGGAGGATTCGATCGAGATGTGCCGCATTCTGTTTGGTGCGGATTTCGTTGATCGGCATTGTGTCATCATGGGCAATTTCAATACCACCTCGCCAATGGTGATTGACGGGGTGACCAGTCGCGGCATTCGCGCCTATGCGCGGGCGGGGCAGGGATCTATCCACTTGCCATTTTTGCTGGGAGGGGCGGTTGCGCCGCTGACCATGGCGGGGCAGGTGGCACAGAACCTCGCTGAGACGCTGGTCAGCGCAGCGATCACCCAGTTGGAACGGCCCGGCGCGCCTGCTGTCATCGCGAGTTTCATGAACTCGATGGCGATGCGCTCGGGATCGCCCACGTTTGGCACGCCGGAACCGGCGGTGGCGAGCCTTGCCATGGGACAGTTTGCGCGGCGCTATAAGCTGCCGCTGCGCTGTGCCGGAAACTTCACCACATCGAAGCTGCCCGATGGGCAGGCGATGCAGCAGAGCATGATGTCGATGATGAGCGCCGTGCAGTCGGGAGCGAATTTCATCATGCATGCGGCGGGCTATTTGGATGGCTTGCTGAGCATGTCCTATGAGAAGCTGGTGATGGATTGCGATCTTCTGGGCGCGCTGCATTCCTATCTTCAGGGCATGGAGGTGAGCGAGGAAACGCTGGGCTTTGACGCGTTGGCCGAGGGTGGGCCGGGGGAGCATATGTTTGGCTGCCAGCACACTTTGCGCCATTATCAGACCGCCTATTGGGACAGCGCCCTTGATGACAATCGCACTTGGGAGACCTGGGCCGAGGACGGCAAGGTGGACATGGCGACACGGGCCTATCAGCGTTGGACCACAACATTGGAACGCTATGAGGCGCCGGCGATTGACCCGGCAATTGATGCCGCGTTGCGTGCGTTCATGGATGAGAAAAAGGATGCCACGCCAGACATGTGGCATTGA
- a CDS encoding NlpC/P60 family protein gives MSEQAPRDRRLLRSNGAVAHSSLKGMVEAERFTDGEWMQVIAPSATIWSAEGRRERELLYGQTVCVLEGEPDEGERVFGYALGNGYVGYFDASVLAEAKGAASHVVQTRMTYALGAPDFKTQEEHFPLSLGAMVRVMGVHGRWAETDDGRFVPASHLRPVAAHEADPVAVAERFLGTPYVWGGDSALGIDCSGLVQAACRACGVACPGDSDLQEGALGEALGDRTPARGDLLFWKGHVAWVVDEVTLLHANAHHMAVAYEDMGAAIARIIEQGDGPVTARKRLGVLR, from the coding sequence GTGAGCGAACAGGCCCCGAGGGATCGCCGCCTTTTGCGGAGCAACGGCGCGGTGGCGCATAGTTCGCTCAAAGGTATGGTTGAGGCCGAGCGTTTTACCGATGGGGAGTGGATGCAGGTTATTGCCCCGTCAGCGACGATTTGGAGCGCTGAAGGGCGGCGGGAGCGGGAGCTTCTTTACGGGCAAACCGTTTGCGTTCTGGAGGGTGAACCGGATGAGGGCGAGCGCGTCTTTGGCTATGCTCTTGGCAACGGTTACGTCGGGTATTTCGACGCGTCGGTGTTGGCTGAAGCAAAGGGTGCGGCGAGTCATGTGGTGCAGACGCGCATGACCTATGCTCTGGGCGCGCCGGACTTCAAAACGCAGGAGGAGCATTTTCCGCTCAGCCTTGGCGCGATGGTGCGGGTTATGGGCGTGCACGGGCGCTGGGCCGAGACGGATGATGGGCGGTTTGTGCCGGCTTCGCATTTGCGGCCCGTCGCGGCGCATGAGGCCGATCCCGTGGCGGTGGCCGAAAGGTTTCTGGGCACGCCATATGTTTGGGGCGGCGATAGCGCGCTCGGGATTGATTGCTCGGGTCTGGTGCAGGCGGCGTGCCGTGCTTGCGGTGTGGCCTGTCCCGGTGACAGCGACTTGCAGGAGGGCGCGCTGGGCGAAGCCCTTGGTGATCGCACGCCAGCGCGTGGTGATTTGCTGTTCTGGAAAGGGCATGTGGCCTGGGTCGTGGATGAGGTGACGCTGCTGCATGCCAATGCGCACCATATGGCCGTGGCCTATGAAGATATGGGCGCGGCAATCGCCCGGATCATAGAACAGGGCGATGGGCCGGTGACGGCCCGCAAACGATTGGGAGTTTTGCGATGA
- the gph gene encoding phosphoglycolate phosphatase (PGP is an essential enzyme in the glycolate salvage pathway in higher organisms (photorespiration in plants). Phosphoglycolate results from the oxidase activity of RubisCO in the Calvin cycle when concentrations of carbon dioxide are low relative to oxygen. This enzyme is a member of the Haloacid Dehalogenase (HAD) superfamily of aspartate-nucleophile hydrolase enzymes (PF00702).), whose protein sequence is MSAVVFDLDGTLIDSAPDIHAATNRMLVGAGAEPLTLSTVISFVGNGLPTLVARAMDARGIDMARHDELSRITLGYYEEASTALTRVYPGVFDALDRLQAEGHALGICTNKPETAARQVLDELNLARYFPAVLGGDSLSVKKPDPEPLRAVFAAMGAHSGLFVGDSEVDAATAAAAQVPFALFTLGYRKAEVEDLPHQFVFSEFAELPGIVARAG, encoded by the coding sequence ATGAGCGCAGTTGTTTTCGATCTGGATGGCACGCTGATTGATTCTGCGCCCGATATTCATGCCGCGACCAATCGGATGTTGGTGGGGGCCGGGGCGGAGCCATTGACCCTGAGCACGGTCATCTCGTTTGTCGGGAATGGATTGCCAACTTTGGTGGCGCGGGCGATGGACGCACGAGGCATCGACATGGCCCGGCATGATGAGTTGAGCCGGATCACCCTTGGCTATTACGAAGAGGCGAGCACGGCTTTGACGCGGGTCTATCCCGGCGTGTTCGACGCGCTGGACCGGCTGCAAGCCGAGGGGCATGCGTTGGGCATTTGCACCAACAAGCCGGAAACGGCGGCGCGGCAGGTGTTGGACGAATTGAACCTCGCGCGGTATTTCCCGGCTGTTTTGGGTGGCGACAGCTTGTCGGTGAAGAAGCCGGACCCGGAGCCATTGCGCGCCGTGTTTGCGGCGATGGGCGCGCATAGCGGGCTGTTCGTGGGTGACAGCGAAGTGGACGCGGCGACTGCGGCGGCGGCGCAGGTGCCGTTTGCCCTGTTTACGCTGGGCTATCGCAAGGCCGAGGTTGAGGATTTGCCACATCAGTTTGTGTTCTCGGAGTTCGCCGAATTGCCGGGGATCGTGGCGCGCGCGGGTTGA
- a CDS encoding leucyl aminopeptidase family protein, whose amino-acid sequence MPMKFAEESDAVIPLTLLEAAAIEPWLEGQPERVAQWVKSAGFEAKLGQALVIPGESGAPEAALAGYGDEKARKRGRFHLAAAAAKLPEGVYRLHSDLSGDMLGQEVLGWLLAGYAFDTYAKASGIKAQLVAPDAVDAVRIEAIAAGEALTRDLINTPANDMGPVALEAAVVDLAGEFGAEIDVIRGEALIEQSFPMIHAVGRAAAEDPRLIDLRWGAAGPSLTLVGKGVCFDTGGLNLKPGASMGLMKKDMGGAATVLGLARMIMALELPLKLRVLIPAVENSVSSNAMRPGDILPSRKGLSVEINNTDAEGRLVLADALTFGAEDAPDLMISMATLTGAARVAVGPDLAPFYSDDDDVVSAISAGAQTVGDPVWRMPFWEPYEKMIEPGIADLDNAPKGGFAGSITAALFLRRFAGDEARYTHFDIYGWQPSAAPGRPKGGVGMGARAILEALPEVLAL is encoded by the coding sequence ATGCCGATGAAATTTGCCGAGGAAAGCGATGCGGTGATCCCGTTGACCCTGCTTGAGGCCGCAGCGATTGAACCGTGGCTGGAAGGCCAGCCGGAGCGGGTGGCACAATGGGTGAAGAGCGCCGGGTTCGAGGCCAAGCTGGGCCAGGCGTTGGTTATTCCGGGGGAAAGCGGCGCGCCCGAAGCGGCGCTGGCCGGTTATGGCGACGAAAAGGCCCGCAAGCGGGGGCGGTTTCACCTTGCTGCTGCGGCGGCGAAGCTTCCCGAGGGCGTTTACCGGCTTCACAGTGATCTGAGCGGTGACATGCTTGGCCAAGAAGTGCTTGGCTGGCTGTTGGCGGGCTATGCGTTTGACACCTATGCCAAGGCGAGCGGGATCAAGGCGCAGCTGGTGGCGCCGGATGCTGTGGATGCCGTGCGGATCGAAGCGATTGCGGCGGGTGAGGCGCTGACCCGCGATCTGATCAATACGCCCGCCAACGACATGGGGCCGGTCGCCTTGGAAGCGGCGGTTGTCGATCTGGCCGGGGAGTTCGGGGCAGAGATTGATGTGATCCGGGGCGAGGCATTGATCGAGCAGAGTTTTCCCATGATCCATGCGGTGGGCCGCGCCGCCGCCGAAGATCCACGCTTGATTGATCTGCGTTGGGGCGCGGCCGGGCCGAGCCTGACGTTGGTGGGAAAGGGCGTGTGTTTTGACACGGGCGGCTTGAACCTGAAGCCGGGCGCGTCGATGGGGTTGATGAAGAAGGACATGGGCGGCGCGGCGACGGTGTTGGGCCTTGCGCGGATGATCATGGCGCTTGAGCTGCCCTTGAAGTTGCGGGTTCTGATCCCGGCGGTCGAGAATTCGGTGAGCAGCAACGCGATGCGCCCCGGTGACATCCTGCCCAGCCGCAAGGGGCTGTCGGTTGAGATCAACAATACCGACGCAGAGGGGCGGTTGGTTCTGGCCGATGCGCTGACCTTTGGGGCCGAAGACGCGCCGGATCTGATGATCTCGATGGCGACGTTGACCGGCGCGGCGCGGGTGGCCGTGGGGCCGGACCTTGCACCGTTTTACAGCGATGATGATGATGTGGTGAGCGCGATTTCAGCCGGTGCACAGACGGTGGGTGATCCGGTGTGGCGGATGCCATTCTGGGAGCCTTATGAGAAGATGATCGAGCCGGGGATCGCCGATCTTGATAACGCGCCAAAGGGGGGCTTTGCCGGGTCGATCACTGCGGCGCTGTTCTTGCGCCGGTTTGCCGGAGACGAGGCCCGTTACACCCATTTTGACATTTATGGCTGGCAGCCGAGCGCCGCGCCGGGCCGCCCCAAGGGGGGTGTCGGCATGGGTGCACGTGCGATCCTTGAGGCGCTGCCAGAGGTGTTGGCGCTGTGA
- a CDS encoding DUF4139 domain-containing protein yields the protein MAIRAGREAADTRIAFLRQLGDGKAMSGASVDDLRNIARMIGEETLIARQAGVKAEAAARVVDREIKDLREELEKARAAWQALVPQEGMRNLVSVAVSGEAAMQGMLEITYYDRRAGWAPVYDAYLDRKGGKLTLKRGALVRQNTGENWTGVALTMSTNAPQGAVEPGQLWPERRRIEDPAPTPKRKVLRSTPEGDAMVGGMMAPLPEPAVVEEAAANFDGLSVTYRYPSTLDLTSSADTVRVALGDLSFDAKITAVAVPKRDQSAFLMAEFTNNSGELILPSASTQLYRDGAFIGQRSSDAVIPAGAEARLPFGAIEGLRLTRIRDRQEGDYGVLSRSNQIKDKVVIGVENLTGEAWPLRVLDQVPYSEQEDLVITWNAKPRPSNTDVDDLKGVMAWESVLEAGQSTKITLDYSIEWPDNKELR from the coding sequence GTGGCCATTCGCGCCGGGAGAGAGGCGGCGGACACGCGCATCGCTTTTCTGCGGCAGTTGGGGGATGGCAAGGCGATGAGCGGCGCGAGCGTGGACGATCTTCGCAATATTGCGCGTATGATCGGCGAAGAGACGTTGATTGCGCGGCAGGCCGGGGTCAAGGCCGAGGCCGCAGCGCGCGTGGTTGATCGCGAGATCAAGGACCTGCGCGAAGAGTTGGAGAAGGCGCGCGCGGCGTGGCAGGCTTTGGTCCCGCAAGAAGGGATGCGCAACCTTGTGTCGGTCGCCGTGAGCGGCGAGGCGGCGATGCAGGGGATGCTGGAGATCACCTATTATGACCGACGGGCGGGATGGGCGCCGGTGTATGATGCCTATCTCGACCGGAAGGGCGGAAAGCTGACCTTGAAGCGCGGGGCATTGGTGCGTCAGAACACCGGTGAGAACTGGACCGGCGTGGCGTTGACCATGTCGACCAACGCGCCGCAGGGGGCGGTCGAGCCGGGGCAGCTTTGGCCCGAACGCAGGCGGATCGAAGACCCGGCCCCGACGCCGAAACGCAAAGTGCTGCGCTCCACGCCGGAGGGGGACGCGATGGTCGGTGGCATGATGGCGCCGCTGCCGGAGCCGGCGGTTGTGGAAGAGGCGGCGGCAAATTTCGACGGGCTGAGCGTGACATATCGCTATCCGAGCACGCTGGATCTGACGTCGTCGGCGGATACGGTTCGGGTGGCTTTGGGCGACCTTAGCTTTGATGCGAAGATCACCGCTGTGGCGGTGCCCAAACGGGATCAGAGCGCCTTTTTGATGGCGGAATTCACCAATAATTCCGGCGAGTTGATCCTTCCGAGCGCGTCAACGCAATTGTACCGGGATGGGGCCTTTATAGGCCAGCGCAGCAGCGATGCGGTGATCCCCGCAGGGGCGGAGGCGCGGCTGCCTTTCGGGGCGATCGAAGGCTTGCGCCTGACCCGGATCAGGGACCGGCAAGAGGGCGATTACGGCGTCTTGAGCCGTTCGAACCAGATCAAGGACAAGGTGGTGATCGGGGTCGAGAACCTGACCGGCGAAGCATGGCCGCTGCGGGTGCTGGATCAGGTGCCATACTCGGAGCAGGAGGATCTTGTGATCACATGGAACGCCAAGCCGCGTCCAAGCAACACCGATGTTGATGACCTGAAAGGGGTGATGGCATGGGAGAGCGTGTTGGAGGCAGGTCAAAGCACCAAGATCACCTTGGATTACAGCATCGAGTGGCCGGACAACAAAGAGCTGCGCTAA
- a CDS encoding TetR/AcrR family transcriptional regulator, with the protein MNTHLPPRKDDTEGLWLSAAYDLLTEKGVEAVKIMPLAKRLGLARTGFYWHFRDRDALLEAMIKHWEEKNTGNLVSRCEAYAQNISEAMFNLFDCWLDPTLFDAPLDLAIRNWARNDPSLQSRLDAADTRRLAAVQSMFARFGYAPADAKVRAMTVLYTQIGYISMRVTEDPATRLSHMPAYVAVYTGHAPDPSDIERFRARHIKPVTP; encoded by the coding sequence ATGAATACACATCTCCCTCCCCGCAAAGACGACACCGAAGGTCTTTGGCTCTCTGCGGCCTATGATCTGCTCACTGAAAAGGGCGTTGAAGCGGTCAAAATCATGCCGCTCGCCAAACGGCTCGGCCTCGCGCGCACGGGGTTTTACTGGCACTTTCGCGACCGCGATGCGCTGCTCGAAGCAATGATTAAACATTGGGAAGAGAAAAACACCGGCAACCTCGTCTCGCGGTGCGAGGCATATGCGCAGAACATATCCGAGGCGATGTTCAACCTGTTTGACTGCTGGCTCGATCCGACCCTGTTTGACGCGCCGCTCGACCTTGCTATCCGCAACTGGGCCCGCAACGACCCATCACTACAAAGCCGGTTGGATGCGGCGGACACCCGGCGTCTAGCCGCGGTGCAATCCATGTTCGCCCGTTTCGGCTATGCGCCCGCGGATGCCAAAGTGCGCGCAATGACGGTGCTCTATACACAGATCGGCTATATCTCGATGCGCGTCACCGAAGACCCTGCCACGCGCCTCTCACACATGCCGGCTTATGTCGCGGTTTATACGGGCCACGCCCCTGACCCGTCGGATATCGAGCGTTTTCGCGCGCGCCACATCAAACCCGTGACGCCTTAG
- a CDS encoding phosphate acyltransferase, with product MGFIERQVAAAKAKQARVVFPELADARVAEAARRLTGEGICEVLALGEVSEAQVAVLVEARGMKEAMARRLLKKPLYQAAAMVAAGEADAMVAGADSPTRRVIEAAAMAIGLADGVSVPSSFFLMLFPDGRELLFADCAVNVDPDAVALSDIARASERTAKVLLGQANVAMLSFSTGSSGAGGALIWCGRRQNWRASQGRCRRMRR from the coding sequence ATGGGGTTTATCGAAAGACAGGTTGCTGCGGCGAAGGCCAAGCAGGCGCGGGTGGTCTTTCCCGAGTTGGCTGATGCGCGCGTGGCCGAGGCGGCGAGGCGGCTGACGGGCGAAGGCATTTGCGAGGTTCTTGCCCTTGGAGAGGTCAGCGAGGCGCAGGTTGCCGTTCTGGTCGAAGCCCGCGGGATGAAGGAGGCGATGGCGCGGCGGCTGTTGAAGAAGCCGCTGTATCAAGCCGCAGCGATGGTCGCCGCAGGCGAGGCCGACGCGATGGTCGCCGGAGCGGACAGCCCGACGCGGCGCGTGATCGAAGCGGCGGCCATGGCGATTGGATTGGCCGACGGGGTATCGGTGCCATCGTCGTTTTTCTTGATGTTGTTCCCGGACGGGCGCGAATTGCTGTTCGCCGATTGCGCGGTGAACGTAGACCCTGATGCTGTTGCGCTGAGCGATATTGCACGAGCATCGGAGCGGACGGCCAAAGTGTTGTTGGGGCAGGCAAACGTGGCAATGTTGTCTTTTTCGACCGGGTCAAGCGGCGCGGGGGGCGCGTTGATCTGGTGCGGCAGGCGGCAGAATTGGCGGGCTTCGCAGGGCCGTTGCAGGCGGATGCGGCGTTGA
- a CDS encoding DUF4140 domain-containing protein, whose product MMRALPLVLAFFPSFALADDIMLSSRVSDVTLYPQGAKIVRMVPFEAPAGGHVLQLIDLPEGTPMETVRVKVTGAAMGAVKLRDDFVPPADSRETDAQKAARIAWEGPSSRRCRPRRTKPWPFAPGERRRTRASLFCGSWGMARR is encoded by the coding sequence ATGATGCGTGCCTTACCCCTTGTCCTTGCGTTCTTTCCCAGTTTTGCGCTGGCTGATGATATCATGTTGTCGAGCCGGGTCAGCGATGTGACGCTTTACCCGCAAGGTGCCAAAATCGTGCGGATGGTGCCGTTTGAGGCCCCGGCTGGCGGCCATGTCTTGCAGTTGATTGACCTGCCCGAAGGCACGCCGATGGAGACCGTGCGCGTCAAGGTGACAGGGGCGGCAATGGGCGCGGTGAAGCTGCGCGATGATTTCGTGCCGCCAGCGGACAGCCGCGAAACCGACGCGCAGAAGGCGGCGCGGATCGCGTGGGAGGGGCCCTCTTCAAGGCGGTGCAGGCCAAGGAGGACGAAGCCGTGGCCATTCGCGCCGGGAGAGAGGCGGCGGACACGCGCATCGCTTTTCTGCGGCAGTTGGGGGATGGCAAGGCGATGA
- a CDS encoding carbonic anhydrase, whose protein sequence is MQNAKPLPKYLVQRFHGWKATTYADNASWYHRLADEGQHPRAMVISCCDSRVHVTSIFGADMGEFFLHRNIANLVPAYKPDGQQHGTSAAIEYAVTALKVAHVIVLGHSSCGGVQGCLDMCSGNAPELEEKSSFVGRWMDILRPGYDRIKDLPTEEQADALEKEAVLVSLENLMTFPFVAEAVQSGRMSLHGLWHEIGEGQVAQYLPQTGEFQPI, encoded by the coding sequence ATGCAAAACGCCAAGCCATTGCCCAAGTATCTTGTTCAACGCTTCCACGGCTGGAAGGCGACCACCTATGCCGATAACGCAAGCTGGTATCACCGCCTCGCCGACGAAGGGCAACATCCCCGCGCGATGGTGATCTCCTGCTGTGACAGCCGTGTGCATGTCACCTCGATCTTCGGCGCGGACATGGGAGAGTTCTTCCTGCATCGCAACATCGCCAACCTCGTTCCGGCCTATAAACCCGACGGGCAACAGCACGGCACATCCGCGGCCATCGAATACGCGGTGACCGCGCTCAAGGTGGCGCATGTGATCGTGCTTGGCCATTCAAGCTGCGGCGGTGTTCAGGGCTGTCTTGACATGTGCTCCGGCAATGCCCCCGAACTCGAAGAAAAATCGAGCTTCGTCGGCCGCTGGATGGACATTCTGCGCCCCGGTTATGATCGGATCAAAGACCTGCCCACCGAAGAACAGGCCGACGCCCTTGAAAAAGAGGCGGTGCTGGTCTCGCTCGAAAACCTGATGACCTTTCCGTTTGTCGCCGAAGCGGTGCAATCCGGGCGCATGTCGCTGCACGGTCTCTGGCACGAAATCGGCGAAGGTCAGGTTGCGCAGTATCTGCCTCAAACGGGCGAGTTTCAGCCGATCTAA
- a CDS encoding phosphate acyltransferase, with product MAGFAGPLQADAALNPVIAQKKGIAGATAANVLIFPDLDSGNIAYKLCQELGGAQALGPILQGFAKPVCDLSRGTSVDDIVAATAVTIGMV from the coding sequence TTGGCGGGCTTCGCAGGGCCGTTGCAGGCGGATGCGGCGTTGAACCCTGTGATTGCGCAAAAGAAGGGGATCGCCGGAGCGACGGCGGCAAATGTGCTGATCTTTCCCGATCTCGATTCAGGCAATATCGCTTATAAGCTCTGTCAGGAGTTGGGCGGCGCACAGGCGTTGGGGCCGATCCTGCAGGGGTTTGCCAAGCCGGTGTGTGATCTGAGCCGCGGCACGAGCGTGGATGATATTGTGGCCGCAACGGCGGTGACCATTGGAATGGTCTGA
- a CDS encoding SRPBCC family protein gives MLFLRRAATLLLALVLLLVVVAYLLPRNVHVVRAIPIDAPPETVFPFVNSLKEGVKWSPWLSRDPNTTLAFSGPESGVGNALEWTSRDPQVSTGKQVITKSTPNSHVTTALDFGDMGLATARFTLTPAGTGTLISWRFDADMGRNPLSRWMGLMMDRWVGDDFEQGLANLKTLIENR, from the coding sequence ATGCTGTTTCTCAGACGTGCCGCCACCCTGCTTCTAGCCCTTGTTTTGCTACTGGTCGTCGTGGCCTACCTCTTGCCGCGCAACGTGCATGTGGTGCGCGCGATCCCGATCGACGCGCCGCCCGAAACGGTGTTTCCATTCGTCAACTCGCTCAAAGAAGGGGTGAAATGGTCGCCCTGGCTCAGCCGCGATCCCAATACAACGCTCGCGTTTTCTGGCCCAGAAAGCGGCGTTGGCAATGCTCTGGAATGGACCTCCCGCGACCCACAGGTCAGCACGGGCAAACAGGTTATCACAAAAAGCACCCCCAACAGCCATGTAACGACAGCGCTTGATTTTGGCGATATGGGCTTGGCCACGGCCCGCTTCACCTTGACCCCCGCAGGCACCGGCACCCTGATCAGCTGGCGTTTTGACGCCGATATGGGGCGCAACCCGCTATCGCGTTGGATGGGCCTGATGATGGACCGCTGGGTTGGCGACGATTTCGAACAGGGTCTCGCCAACCTCAAGACGCTGATCGAAAACCGCTGA